One window from the genome of [Mycobacterium] stephanolepidis encodes:
- a CDS encoding sterol carrier family protein: MPARPPDASSTRAAVLAVADWLRDAQAPEPQRAALADAVRFTARTLSADAPGASVEVRVPPFVAVQCISGPRHTRGTPPNVVETTPRTWLLLATGLLTLDRAIVDRTVTVSGSRAAEIADWLPLVPLG, from the coding sequence ATGCCAGCTCGCCCGCCGGACGCTTCCTCGACGCGGGCGGCTGTGCTCGCGGTCGCGGACTGGTTGCGTGACGCGCAGGCGCCCGAGCCGCAACGTGCGGCACTCGCCGACGCCGTCCGATTCACCGCCCGAACTCTCTCAGCCGATGCTCCCGGAGCGTCGGTAGAAGTACGGGTACCGCCCTTCGTTGCGGTGCAATGCATCTCGGGTCCACGTCATACCCGCGGTACTCCGCCCAACGTGGTGGAGACCACCCCGCGTACCTGGCTGCTGTTGGCGACGGGTCTGCTGACGTTGGACAGAGCCATCGTCGATCGCACCGTCACCGTGTCCGGATCACGTGCCGCCGAGATCGCCGACTGGCTGCCATTGGTGCCGCTCGGCTAG
- the purF gene encoding amidophosphoribosyltransferase, producing MTAQPIELENDPREECGVFGVWAPGEEVAKLTYYGLYALQHRGQEAAGIAVADGSQVVVFKDLGLVSQVFDEQTLAAMLGHVAIGHCRYSTTGSVTWENAQPVFRTTAAGTGVALGHNGNLVNTAELTERARDAGLINPKTPGMATTDSDIMGALLAHGAADTTIEQAAMSLLPTVRGAFCLVFMDENTLYAARDPHGVRPLCLGRLDTGWVVASETAALDIVGASFVRDIEPGELLAIDADGVRSSRFANATPKTCVFEYVYLARPDSMLDGRSVHSTRVEIGRRLAAEHSVDADLVIGVPESGIPAAVGYAQGSGIPYGQGLMKNAYVGRTFIQPSQTIRQLGIRLKLNPLREVIRGKRLVVVDDSIVRGNTQRALVRMLREAGAAEVHVRIASPPVRWPCFYGIDFASPAELIANAVESDDEMFDGVRTAIGADSLGYISAEGMVAATQEPRSRLCCACFDGHYPIELPKETALGKNVVENMLAATARETSNDSADSVQAH from the coding sequence GTGACCGCACAGCCGATTGAGTTGGAAAACGACCCTCGTGAAGAATGCGGCGTATTCGGGGTCTGGGCACCCGGCGAAGAAGTAGCAAAACTCACCTATTACGGCCTGTACGCGCTGCAGCACCGCGGCCAGGAGGCCGCCGGTATCGCTGTCGCCGATGGCTCTCAGGTGGTTGTGTTCAAGGATCTCGGGCTGGTCAGTCAGGTGTTCGACGAGCAGACACTCGCCGCCATGCTTGGACATGTGGCGATCGGGCACTGCCGTTACTCCACCACCGGCTCGGTGACCTGGGAGAACGCTCAACCCGTGTTCCGGACGACTGCTGCGGGCACCGGGGTGGCGTTGGGACACAACGGCAACCTGGTCAATACCGCCGAGCTCACCGAACGGGCACGCGACGCGGGGCTTATCAACCCGAAGACTCCGGGTATGGCCACGACCGACTCGGACATCATGGGCGCACTGCTGGCGCACGGCGCCGCCGATACCACCATCGAGCAAGCAGCGATGTCGCTGCTGCCCACCGTCCGCGGCGCGTTCTGCCTGGTATTCATGGATGAGAACACGCTGTACGCGGCGCGCGACCCGCACGGGGTCAGGCCACTGTGCCTGGGCCGCCTCGACACCGGGTGGGTGGTCGCCTCGGAGACCGCAGCCCTGGACATCGTGGGCGCCTCCTTTGTGCGGGATATCGAGCCCGGCGAGCTGCTTGCCATTGACGCCGACGGCGTCCGCTCCAGCCGATTCGCCAACGCGACACCCAAGACCTGTGTCTTCGAGTACGTGTACCTGGCCAGGCCCGACAGCATGCTGGACGGGCGCTCCGTGCACTCGACCCGCGTCGAGATCGGGCGTCGGCTTGCCGCCGAACACTCCGTAGATGCCGACTTGGTGATCGGTGTTCCCGAGTCCGGGATTCCGGCGGCCGTCGGGTATGCGCAAGGCTCGGGCATCCCGTATGGGCAGGGATTGATGAAGAACGCCTACGTGGGCCGCACCTTCATCCAGCCGTCGCAGACCATCCGCCAGCTCGGTATCCGCTTGAAGCTCAATCCTCTTCGCGAGGTCATCCGAGGCAAGCGGCTTGTGGTGGTAGACGATTCGATCGTTCGTGGCAACACCCAACGGGCGTTGGTGCGGATGTTGCGCGAGGCCGGGGCGGCCGAGGTGCACGTGCGCATTGCGTCGCCGCCGGTGCGCTGGCCCTGCTTCTATGGCATCGACTTCGCTTCTCCCGCAGAACTCATCGCCAACGCGGTGGAGTCGGACGACGAGATGTTCGATGGTGTTCGCACCGCGATCGGTGCCGATAGCCTTGGATACATCTCGGCCGAAGGAATGGTCGCGGCGACCCAGGAACCCCGGTCGCGGTTGTGCTGTGCATGTTTCGACGGTCACTACCCGATCGAGCTCCCGAAGGAAACGGCGCTCGGCAAGAATGTGGTCGAAAACATGCTCGCCGCGACCGCGCGGGAGACATCAAACGACAGTGCGGATTCCGTTCAAGCGC